One Sphingobacteruim zhuxiongii DNA window includes the following coding sequences:
- a CDS encoding helix-turn-helix domain-containing protein, producing MKSLLLQTKATVDKILKLLILHFESQNELPDGTPRQQGSLDIENPELILLDAQDVQRLLKIGRSTYYRWVGSGLLNPIRIGGRHYYSPRLIEDLKATMDSC from the coding sequence ATGAAATCACTTCTTTTGCAGACGAAGGCCACCGTCGACAAAATATTGAAGCTATTGATATTGCATTTCGAATCACAAAATGAATTACCAGATGGGACTCCGCGGCAACAAGGTTCCTTAGACATTGAGAATCCAGAACTTATATTATTGGATGCGCAGGATGTACAGCGTTTATTAAAAATAGGACGAAGTACTTATTATCGGTGGGTTGGGAGTGGTTTGCTAAATCCTATACGTATTGGCGGCCGTCATTACTACAGTCCGAGATTGATTGAGGATTTAAAGGCAACGATGGATTCGTGCTAG
- a CDS encoding ABC-F family ATP-binding cassette domain-containing protein: protein MVNVNNISVSFGGTTLFSDVSFAINENDKIALMGKNGAGKSTLLKIIAGVGKPTTGAVTGPKDAVIAYLPQHLLTKDNMTVFEETSKAFDEVYKMRDELEELNEQLNIRTDYETDDYMKLIERVSELSEKFYSIEETNYDAEVEKVLKGLGFERSDFTRQTSEFSGGWRMRIELAKILLKKPDLILLDEPTNHMDIESIQWLEDFLLTQAKAVIVISHDRAFVDNITNRTIEVTMGKIYDYKAKYSHYLELRKERRLHQLKAYEEQQRFIADNQEFIDRFKGTYSKTLQVQSRVKMLEKLEVIQIDEVDNSALRLKFPPSPRSGTYPVIVEDLCKSYGDHLVFKDANMVIERGQKVAFVGKNGEGKSTMIRAIMGEIDIEGTLKVGHNAKIGYFAQNQAALLDEEMTVFETIDQIAVGDVRVKIKDLLGAFMFSGDDTTKKVKVLSGGEKTRLAMIKLLLEPVNVLILDEPTNHLDMKTKDIIKDALQEFDGTLILVSHDRDFLDGLATKVFEFGNQRVREHFEDIKGFLEYKKMASLKEIEK from the coding sequence GTGGTTAACGTAAATAACATCTCGGTTTCCTTTGGTGGAACAACACTTTTCAGCGATGTATCATTCGCAATTAATGAGAATGATAAAATCGCCTTAATGGGTAAAAATGGTGCTGGAAAATCAACATTACTAAAGATTATTGCAGGTGTTGGGAAGCCAACGACAGGTGCGGTTACCGGTCCTAAAGACGCGGTGATTGCCTACTTACCACAGCACTTGTTGACGAAAGACAACATGACGGTTTTTGAGGAAACATCAAAAGCCTTCGACGAGGTATATAAAATGCGTGATGAGCTAGAAGAGCTGAATGAGCAGTTAAACATTCGTACAGACTACGAAACGGATGATTACATGAAGCTTATCGAACGCGTCTCGGAGCTTAGCGAAAAGTTCTATTCGATTGAAGAAACGAACTATGATGCAGAGGTAGAGAAGGTCTTGAAGGGATTAGGTTTTGAACGCTCAGACTTCACTCGTCAAACATCAGAATTTTCAGGCGGATGGCGGATGAGAATTGAGCTAGCGAAGATCTTATTGAAAAAACCAGATCTAATCCTACTCGATGAGCCAACAAACCACATGGATATTGAAAGTATTCAATGGTTAGAAGACTTCTTGTTAACCCAAGCCAAAGCCGTTATTGTTATCTCTCACGACCGTGCTTTTGTTGATAATATTACCAACCGCACAATCGAGGTGACGATGGGTAAGATCTACGATTACAAAGCGAAGTATAGTCATTATTTGGAACTTCGTAAAGAACGTAGACTGCATCAGTTGAAAGCATATGAAGAGCAACAGCGATTTATTGCCGACAATCAGGAGTTCATCGATCGTTTTAAAGGAACCTATTCAAAAACATTACAAGTACAATCTCGTGTAAAAATGTTGGAGAAACTAGAGGTTATCCAAATCGATGAGGTCGATAATTCAGCACTTCGTTTAAAGTTCCCTCCTTCTCCACGTTCAGGTACATACCCTGTTATCGTGGAAGACTTATGTAAATCATACGGCGATCATTTAGTATTCAAAGACGCTAACATGGTTATCGAACGTGGGCAAAAGGTAGCATTTGTTGGAAAAAATGGCGAAGGTAAGTCAACCATGATTAGAGCAATTATGGGAGAAATTGATATTGAAGGTACACTAAAAGTGGGTCACAACGCCAAGATTGGTTACTTCGCACAGAATCAAGCTGCACTCTTAGATGAAGAGATGACCGTTTTCGAAACGATTGACCAAATTGCTGTAGGTGATGTACGCGTAAAAATCAAAGATCTACTAGGCGCATTTATGTTCAGTGGCGACGATACAACCAAGAAGGTAAAAGTACTTTCAGGAGGTGAGAAAACACGCCTCGCAATGATTAAACTTCTATTAGAACCTGTGAATGTGTTGATCCTCGATGAGCCGACAAACCACTTGGATATGAAAACAAAGGACATTATCAAAGATGCACTTCAAGAATTCGATGGAACCCTAATATTAGTATCTCACGACCGTGATTTCTTAGACGGACTAGCAACTAAGGTATTTGAATTTGGAAACCAACGCGTTCGCGAGCATTTCGAAGATATCAAGGGCTTCCTAGAATACAAGAAAATGGCAAGTCTTAAAGAAATAGAAAAATAA